TTGGTGGAAGCAAGAACAAATTGACTGTGGTGAATGTAACCTGCATCTATATTTACACTTCTTTTACCATCTTTGGACAGTTTTTTCTCCACAGCATTTGTAAAACTTTTCGCATCAGCGAGTTCAAAAGGATGTATTAGAGGTTTAAAGCTTACTATCCTTGCGTCTAATTTTTCTCCCATTTCCTTTGCGTAGTAAGATGTAAAAGAAGAAAAATTCAACGGTTTAGATATGTAATCCACATCTCCAAATTCTGGAGTGAGTAGATCTAACACACCCTTTAATTTATATTCTAATCCACTTCCAAATATCACACATACCAGATTCACTAACTCTGGGA
This sequence is a window from Mesoaciditoga lauensis cd-1655R = DSM 25116. Protein-coding genes within it:
- a CDS encoding DUF4416 family protein translates to MYVIITRVIELGKVKLPELVNLVCVIFGSGLEYKLKGVLDLLTPEFGDVDYISKPLNFSSFTSYYAKEMGEKLDARIVSFKPLIHPFELADAKSFTNAVEKKLSKDGKRSVNIDAGYIHHSQFVLASTKQWGNRVYLKHGIYAEVTLLFLKGHFHFWEMTYPNYRTTEYIEELEKIRELYMKKKRKMM